Genomic DNA from Myxosarcina sp. GI1:
GCCGAAGGCAGCGCGCAGAGCGCGATCGCGAAGCAAATGCCAGTCAGGCTAATCGCGCTGTAATAAGTTCTGACACGGCTTTTTCTGATGATGATTTTGAAGACGATGAGGATTGGGTATAGCTAATACCGCTACGCGGAAGTAAAAAGCAGCAAGTAGCAATTAGCTTTCTGTTGTGCGCTTTAGCTTAGTAAATCGGGAATTTTATAGTATTGACGCAGATATTTAGGGTCGTGTATGGTAATTTTTTGTCGGTATATAGAAATCATTTGCTGATGCCTTAGTTGTCCTAAAAATTTGGTAACGGAGACTCTACTTAGACTAGTCATTTCAGCCAAAGTTTCATGGCTTAATCGCAAGTTAATTTCAATTCCAGCATTTGTTTTAATTCCAAAATCACGACTCAAGATTAATAAAAAGCTAACTAATCTAGTCTGCGATCTTTGCATTCGTAAAAATTCAATAGTTATTTCAGCATTCAATAGTCGCGATACTAGCTGCCGAATCATTAATGATGATAGTTCTGGCGATTTGTGTAATTCTTGCCGTACTCTAAAAGTAGGTGTAGAAATCAATTTTACTGGAGTTACAGCCGAAGCAGAGTATTTTTGTTCTAGTTCGTCTAAAAGCAAAGATGATAATCCAAAGAAACTTTTTTCTGGCAGTAAAGCAATCGCAATTTCATTGCCTATCCGATCTATTTTAAAAAGTTTGACTATTCCATTCAAAGAAAAATAAATATTTTGTTGTGGTTCTAAAAAGTCAAATATCTTTTCACCTGCCTCTAATACTCTTGTTTTTGAATATTTATTTTCAATCTGAGTCACTGCTTGACTTAATTTAGTTTCAAAAGACAAAACATTTTTCATAAAAATGATAATTGTGCCAAATTTTATTTATTAGTTAATAACTTGAATTTACTCAAAGCAGCCGCTCGAAAAAAGTTATAACTGAACTTTGAGTTGGCTAAATGTCGTCACTTTCTATTACTTCAAAATCCAATTCTTTCAAAGACAAAATCAAGGTTTCACTACGCTCTCGTTCTTGGTAATTTAATTTGACTAACCAACGTCTAGTTGATTCTTCTCTGGCTATAACTATCCCTTTAATTCCTTTGGCATATTTGGGATAAATAACTTTCACTGTAGTTTTTACGTCAAGCATATTAAAAAAGCTGTTACTATTAATCAAACGACTGTGATACAACCAATCGTTCTAATTTTATTTTTTTTTAACTATTTAGTTAAAATTTGCTTTTTAGCTTTTTTTAGTTGCTTCCAAAGATGTTTGAGTTGTCGGTAAGCTTCATCTGAAGATAGTTTGCCGTTGGTTTCCAAGCTAGAAATATAGCTTATTTTATGTGAAAATTCTTGTAGGTAAGTGTTAAAAGAAATGTTTTTAGGATTATTCTTTCCGTAGTAGTGATATCTAGGACGAAAAAAGTTGGAGCGATTCATTTCAAATATATTGACTTTTTCAACAAAGGTTCTTGAATTATTTAACAATTGTTACGCAAAAGAACAATACTTTTAGCGCGTTAACGTACAGATAGGCAAATTTTACAATATTTTTTAAAACAACTACACAAAAACAATCAGTTCGTTATAGTACATAATCTTTAAGTTCTTGGTTTTAGAAGTAGATGTTGCAAAAATTCAACTGAAGGGACTTCGCATTTACATCGAGTCTAGATCTATTTCACTGATAGCCACGCTTCACTTTGGCAATTTTGTAACTCATCAGGACTTACGCAGTTGAGCCATAAATCAATAACAGTCGTTCTAGTAGTTTGAGTAAGCTATCTAACAGAATTTTTGAAGTAGCAAAACTATAATGTTGAATGAAACCAGCAAAAAATAAGTATTTCAAAGCAAATATTTAAAACTTTAAGATTATTGATGACTTCAGAACAGATAACAGAACAGCAGTTAGCCGAGTTAGAAAACAATTCTCAACCAACAGCCTCAGAAAAGCTAGAAAATTCGTTAAAAAATATATACTGTGTAAGCGGTTTGGGTGCCGACGATCGCGTATTTCAACAGTTAGAGTTTGAAGGTTATCAGCCAGTTCACATACGTTGGGTAGAACCAGAACCGAGAGAATCAATTGCTGACTATGCCAAACGTCTGACGGCGCAAATAAAGTCAGAAAAGCCGATTTTGATCGGACTATCTTTTGGCGGTTTAATTGCGATTGAAATTGCCAAACAAATCGAAGTAGAGAAAGTAATTTTGGTTTCTAGTGCGAAAAACAAACGAGAAATTCCCCTATACTTTAGATTATTTCGCTGGTTTCCCGTTCACCGTCTTATTCCTTTAAAAAGCTTACTGCGCTTTGTGTACTGGCTGGCATACTGGTTTTTTAGTTTGGAAACCGTTGACGAACAGAAATTACTCAGGGCAATTTTAAGCGATACTGACGCACATTTTTTGAAGTGGGCAGTGCATCGGGTTGTAATCTGGAACAATGAAGAAGTTCCCGAACATATCTGTCATCTTCACGGAACGCGCGATCGCGTCTTTCCTATTTCTTTCGTAAATGCCGATTGGCAAATAGAAAAAGGCGGACATTTAATGATTATGAATCGTGCCTCGCAAATTTCAGCATTAATTAGTAAGGTTCTCGATCGCGTCGGCTCCTTTGAGGGCTGCTAGAGCAATTGCCCGTGGTAAAATAATGTGTTCCTGTTCCTGTATTCTGGCGTGTAGAGTTGCAGGTGTATCTTCAGTCAATACTGGTACGGCAGCCTGCATCAAAATTTTACCGCTATCGACCTCTAGGCTTACCAAATGCACCGTACAGCCCGTAATTTTGACCTGTGCAGCTAAAGCCTGTTCTACAGCGCGAATGCCTTTAAAACTAGGTAACAGACTTGGATGAATATTGATAATGCGATCGGGAAAACTGGCAATCAATACTTCAGTTACTACCCGCATCCAGCCAGCCATTACTACCCACTCAACACCGTAGTTTTGCAGGGTAGATACGACAGCGTGGTCTAAGTCTTCTCTAGTTTTATATTCTCTATGATTGATTAGTATTGTCGGAACATTATATTTTTTGCCAAGCGATCGCACTTTTGCCTGGGGATTATTGTAAATTAAAACTTCTATCTCTGCATTTAATTGTCCCGACGCGATCGCCTTAGCTATAGCCTCAAAATTAG
This window encodes:
- a CDS encoding Crp/Fnr family transcriptional regulator: MKNVLSFETKLSQAVTQIENKYSKTRVLEAGEKIFDFLEPQQNIYFSLNGIVKLFKIDRIGNEIAIALLPEKSFFGLSSLLLDELEQKYSASAVTPVKLISTPTFRVRQELHKSPELSSLMIRQLVSRLLNAEITIEFLRMQRSQTRLVSFLLILSRDFGIKTNAGIEINLRLSHETLAEMTSLSRVSVTKFLGQLRHQQMISIYRQKITIHDPKYLRQYYKIPDLLS
- a CDS encoding alpha/beta hydrolase, encoding MTSEQITEQQLAELENNSQPTASEKLENSLKNIYCVSGLGADDRVFQQLEFEGYQPVHIRWVEPEPRESIADYAKRLTAQIKSEKPILIGLSFGGLIAIEIAKQIEVEKVILVSSAKNKREIPLYFRLFRWFPVHRLIPLKSLLRFVYWLAYWFFSLETVDEQKLLRAILSDTDAHFLKWAVHRVVIWNNEEVPEHICHLHGTRDRVFPISFVNADWQIEKGGHLMIMNRASQISALISKVLDRVGSFEGC
- the purN gene encoding phosphoribosylglycinamide formyltransferase, coding for MPVLISPNCSLSEINPKQPLQLGIMASGSGTNFEAIAKAIASGQLNAEIEVLIYNNPQAKVRSLGKKYNVPTILINHREYKTREDLDHAVVSTLQNYGVEWVVMAGWMRVVTEVLIASFPDRIINIHPSLLPSFKGIRAVEQALAAQVKITGCTVHLVSLEVDSGKILMQAAVPVLTEDTPATLHARIQEQEHIILPRAIALAALKGADAIENLTN